Genomic DNA from Pelosinus sp. UFO1:
AAAAGGGCTAGCTGTAGATACAATAACTTGTGGAGTCATATCTTTGGTCTGTTGTCGATATCGATCTGCCACTTGCCAAGCTACGGCTGTATGAGGGTCTGCTACATAGTTATATTTACTAAAAACAGTTGTAATCATCTCTTCAGTACCCTTGTCATCTACCCAATCAGCCCAAAAAGTTTTCTTAATATCTTGTAGAACTTTTTCTTCAACCTGATACTGTCCATTAGTTGTTAATTGTGTCATCCAGTCCGCTACCTGTTGACTATTACCATCTGTCATGTGATATAACAAACGTTCCAAATTACTAGAAATTAAAATATCCATAGACGGAGATAGGGTTTTATGAAAGGTCCGCTGTCTATTATACACACCAGTATTCAAGAATTCCGTTAATACATTGTTGTTATTCGATGCACAAATCAGTTTACCAATTGGCAGTCCCATTAATTTTGCATAATAAGCTGCTAATAAGTTACCAAAATTCCCTGTAGGCACAACAAAATTTACGAGTTGTCCCAACTGCAAGTGACCATCCCGTAGCATATCAGCATAAGCACTAAAATAATATACAATTTGTGGTACTAATCGTCCCCAATTAATTGAATTAGCAGATGACAATTGAAAACCATCCCTTGCTAACTCCTTATTATATTGAGGATCATTAAAGATGACTTTTACACCCGTCTGGGTGTCATCAAAATTCCCCTTCACAGCCACAACAGAAACGTTGGAACCAAGCTGCGTTATCATCTGTAAACGCTGAATCGGACTGACGCCTTCTTCAGGATAAAATACAATGATTTTAATTTGTTCAACGTTGGCAAACCCCTCTAAAGCAGCTTTACCTGTGTCTCCTGATGTTGCCGTTAAAATTACAATTTCAGACTTTTCGTCAGTTTTACGAAGGGCTCGTGACATGAGTTGCGGCAGGATTTGTAGAGCCATATCTTTAAAAGCGCTTGTTGGGCCATGCCATAATTCAAGAACAGAAGTCTGATCTCCAATAGGAACGATCGGTGCAATCCTAGAGTCGTCAAACTTATCTGTTGTGTAAGCAGCAGTAATGCAAGCTCTTAATTCTGCTTCGCTATAATCAGATAAAAACAAACGTAATACATGTAATGCTCTCTCTTGATAATCAAAGTTTACTAAATTAGCTAGCCACTTTTCATCTACTTTAGGAATTGAATCTGGTACAAATAAGCCACCATCAGCAGCTATTCCTCTTTTTATGGCTTCCGCCGCCAATATTTTATCATTTTCCCCACGAGTACTACTATACATGCTAAACTCCCTTTCTTAGAACAATTGTTTTTTGTTTATTACCTTGACCAGCACATTTACACTTCAAGAATTGAATTTTTCTCTACAGAGCCACCGTTATAACAAACCATCATCTCACTGGTTACAGTAAGTATCTTTTTGAGCTCTTCTTTTTCTACTTCCCCATCTGCATATATTACTACCAAAATATTGCGTGTAGCTAACGTTACCGCAGTACGAGCCGCATCAGCCATTGGATTACCAAATATCCCTTTGTCATCTACCAACAATGGCGTAACGCTGTGTGAACTATTACTCTTATTATTTTCCTCTACATCCAGCTGACAACTTACATTTCCCGCAATTTGATCTAAATCATACAAACCAAAGGGTAACAAAAACTTGATCGCGCAGTAATTAGCAACAGCGACTGCACTATTTACATAATGGACGCCTTTTCGTTGTAACACCCGACGTACAACTTCTTCTGATACTGTATTATGCCGAACTGGATTAAACTCTACTTTTTTTAAACTCCGCACTCCCACTATTGGTGGAATATCCATCAGTTCATCTATATTATAGAATTTAGCTGCTTCAATTTGTAAATGAAAAAATTCTTGAGCCAACGATGGAGGTGTACCTTGTACCACAAT
This window encodes:
- the thrC gene encoding threonine synthase, whose amino-acid sequence is MYSSTRGENDKILAAEAIKRGIAADGGLFVPDSIPKVDEKWLANLVNFDYQERALHVLRLFLSDYSEAELRACITAAYTTDKFDDSRIAPIVPIGDQTSVLELWHGPTSAFKDMALQILPQLMSRALRKTDEKSEIVILTATSGDTGKAALEGFANVEQIKIIVFYPEEGVSPIQRLQMITQLGSNVSVVAVKGNFDDTQTGVKVIFNDPQYNKELARDGFQLSSANSINWGRLVPQIVYYFSAYADMLRDGHLQLGQLVNFVVPTGNFGNLLAAYYAKLMGLPIGKLICASNNNNVLTEFLNTGVYNRQRTFHKTLSPSMDILISSNLERLLYHMTDGNSQQVADWMTQLTTNGQYQVEEKVLQDIKKTFWADWVDDKGTEEMITTVFSKYNYVADPHTAVAWQVADRYRQQTKDMTPQVIVSTASPFKFNESVLAALAGSNVMNGKDEFSMLHELAKVSGWPVPPALAALEKATIYHNIVIEKEDMPNIIKKIINKNKE
- a CDS encoding B3/4 domain-containing protein, with amino-acid sequence MQFDIQKSKMQYSSNRSLGYLVIRNIVVQGTPPSLAQEFFHLQIEAAKFYNIDELMDIPPIVGVRSLKKVEFNPVRHNTVSEEVVRRVLQRKGVHYVNSAVAVANYCAIKFLLPFGLYDLDQIAGNVSCQLDVEENNKSNSSHSVTPLLVDDKGIFGNPMADAARTAVTLATRNILVVIYADGEVEKEELKKILTVTSEMMVCYNGGSVEKNSILEV